CAGGAACTAGGCATGCAGCAGAAGGACATCCCGCGTATTGCCCGGGATGTCCTGAGTAGTTCATATGGAAATCCGCGTGAGGTTTCCGAAGAATCCATCACGCGGATTATCTCTTCCGCCTGGTCAGGGAAGTTGTAGCTATTCGGAGCAGAACTTCTCGGCCAGAGCGCGGGAGTGGTTCGCCAGCAGGGAGACATCGGCTGCGATGAGCGTGAAGTCCACGCCGGCATCCATGTAGGCCTGCGCCTGGTCCAAGTTGAAGGCGTTGACGCCAACAAACTTGCCGGCTTCCTTCGCCTTGGCAATGGTGGCATTAACAGCATCAACCACATCCGGGTGCTGCTGCTGACCAATAAGGCCCATAGAGGCAGCGAGGTCAGAAGGGCCGATAAAGACGGCATCGACGCCATCAACAGCGAGGATCTCATCGGCGTTCTTCACCGCTTCGGCTGACTCGATCTGCACGGTGAGGCTGAGGGTCTCACTCGCGGTGGTGAGATAATTCGGCACCGCATTCCAGCGCGAAGAACGCGCCAGTGCAGAACCCACACCACGCACGCCACGCGGCGGGTAATGCATCGCTGCAACCGCAGCTTCGGCTTCCTGGGCGGAATCGACCATAGGAATCATCAAGTTCTGCCCACCCAGGTCAAGATACTGTTTAATCAACACGGTGTCATTAACCGGCAAGCGCACCATCGGCGTTGCATCATAAGCGCTAACCGCGCGCAGCAAGGTGGTAATGGTCTCCAGGCTATAAGGGGAGTGCTCACCATCGACGAGTACCCAATCAAAGCCCGCGGAGGCAACAATCTCTGCCGCGACAGAAGAGCCGGAAGAGATCCACATGCCGACCTGCGGCCGCGAGGCATCGGCAAGCTGTGCATTAAACGGCTTTGGTAGTTCTACTGGAAACGGCATGTGATTGCTCCTAGCTCACCATAATCGGCGTGGACAGTATCG
This region of Corynebacterium casei LMG S-19264 genomic DNA includes:
- a CDS encoding HpcH/HpaI aldolase family protein, which translates into the protein MPFPVELPKPFNAQLADASRPQVGMWISSGSSVAAEIVASAGFDWVLVDGEHSPYSLETITTLLRAVSAYDATPMVRLPVNDTVLIKQYLDLGGQNLMIPMVDSAQEAEAAVAAMHYPPRGVRGVGSALARSSRWNAVPNYLTTASETLSLTVQIESAEAVKNADEILAVDGVDAVFIGPSDLAASMGLIGQQQHPDVVDAVNATIAKAKEAGKFVGVNAFNLDQAQAYMDAGVDFTLIAADVSLLANHSRALAEKFCSE